The Arachis ipaensis cultivar K30076 chromosome B03, Araip1.1, whole genome shotgun sequence region GGTCCAATTGTTACAAAATGATGGTTTTATGGAGTCTAAATTCTTCATAGATCggtttcaaggaatcatatattaCACGTATGTTATTGAATTTAACTTTATAGGATACTCAGACAATTACTCGTATGTAACATTTTCATGTTACTCTCTCTCATCCTGTCTTGCTAGATATGTGTTAGATGGATCTGGAAACCTCAAACTTTTCTGGTGGTCGGATGATAAAAACGAATGGGTTACCATCCCCGTGGACCACAAAAAATGTGACCTTCACAGTGGAAATGAGGATACAAGAGTGAATGGCAAACATAGTGGAAGGAAGAATGTTACTTGGGTGATTGTGGTGGCAGCAATTGGGCTTGCTAGTGTGATGGTTGCTATTGCCATTTTGCTGATAAGGCTGTGGAAAAGAGGCACTACCACTTCATCTAATGCAATGGCAGGAGATACACTGAAGCCGTACAATTACAGAGATTTGAGAAAAGCAACTAGAAACTTCACAATTAAGCTTGGGAAAGGTGGTTTCAGCACTGTTTACAAAGGGGAATTCCCTGATTCAACTTTCATTGCTGTCAAGGAACTTCGAGGACACTTTCAAGAAGAAAAACAGCTTCGAGCAGAACTCAACACGGTAGGGCTGATCCAGCACAAAAATCTTGTTCGCTTACTTGGATTCTGCTTACAAGGTTCCCAGAGATTCATAATTTATGATTACATGCCAAATGGTTCTCTAGAATCTCACTTGTTCCAGAGTGATTCTAATGTCTTAGATTGGGGAACTAGATACAATATTGCTCTTGGCACTGCCAAAGGTTTAGCTTACCTACATGAGCATTGTAGAGACTGCATCATTCATTGCGACATCAAGCCGGAGAACATTTTGTTGGACGCTGAATTTAATCCTCAAGTTGCGGATTTTGGCTTGGCGAAGCTTCTAGGCCGAGACTTCAGCCGGGTTCTTACCACCATGAGAGGAACAAGAGGCTATCTAGCACCAGAGTGGTTCTCTGGTGTCCCAATCACTGCAAAAGTTGATGTGTATAGCTACGGCCAGGTCCTTCTTGAGATCATTTCAGGTAGAAGGAACATGGATATAGTAAATGACGATCTAGCTAGTTATTTCCCGGCAATTGTTTTCAATGCATTGAACAATGGGGAGGATGTTCTGCCTTTAGTAGATTCCAAACTACAAGGCAAATTCAGAGCAGAAGAGCTGATTAGAGCATGCAAGGTTGGTTGTTGGTGCATTCAAGATGATGAGAATGATAGACCAACAATGAAAGAGGTTGTTCAAGCTTTGGAAGGACATCTTGATGTTGGTATTCCTCCAATTCCACGGTTTTTCCTGTCcttagcagaaccttctgtccaaAACGGTGATCTGAAGGAAATCGAGGATTATAGCACATCGAGCACACTACCTTCAAGTTTCAGCTTTAGCTTTCGACCACCAGTAAGTTCTTTCAACGCTGATTTATCCTTGTATTATGTGAGCAATCATCTGTTCTTAAATTGATAGAAACTTGAAAAACAATATGGATAGAGCTTAATGATGATGTAGCATAGTACAGTTCTAATAGTAGGAATGCACAGTTTCTCACCTTTCTTCCTGAGAAGTGAGAATCATTACTTTTTATTTGGTTGCTCCTTCTGCCTTAGAGTGCATTATGCCTAGCACCATTCACTCTCAAGTGTTATGTTGCCTCCTGTTTAGGTCAGCCTAAGTCTAATCTGCCTAACCAAGAAAGAACCAAGCTGATTTTATGTCCTAAAAGGGGATTCATTATTGAAACCTGTCCTGAAAGAtaccaaaatttcaattttttttcaagccTAAAGAgaatttattgttgttgttgttacttCTGGTGGTTGTTGTAGTAGTTAGAATTTGTATGTTCTAGAAATGGATGCAGCTCTAATTGTCAAATGTAGCAGTTTTATTGCATAATGTCTATTGTCTTCACATACATGGCATATAATTTGAACAAAGTAACTCAAGCTCTAGAAGTCAGAGAGAAATGTCACATTCCTAGAACTTAAGCAGTATTCTTGAGTCTTGACACTGTTGTCATTGGTAAATGAATTGATATATTTCTTAATTAAAAGCATTACACTTTTTGCCCCTCCAGATTCAGCTCCTTTAAAGTTAAGTATTCGAAATAAAACCTTATTGGCCAGAAGTGAATTACCTGAAGTCTTGCTTATGCTATTACTCATATAAACCCTTCAGATTGCATACTAATTCCTTTGTAATGTACATTAATTTCAGTCAGTTCAAGTTGAACTATGATATCATATCAGTGAGTTGAAAGCTCCTTCAAGATCAAAGCTTCCAGAATGCTGAAATAAATTAGTCAAGGATGTATCTGGTGCTTTCACTGACTTATGtcaaaatattattttggtgAATTAGTCCTATGAACTTATTTGATCTTCTTTACAATTTGTGTATAGTAGAATGGCATATGAGAACAAGAATGGATTCAATTTCCCAGTGCTTTTAcattgaattaaaaattaaaaatctttgaATAAGTAAACTTGATTTCACCTACTGATGTGTACCTTGTAGAAGCTAAACTCGGTGATGATCAATTGATCGTGCTCACAAGAACTTTGATGCTTGTTGAAGAAAAAGAACCTTAGTTGTTGAGATTTGACTGCTACTTTTGGAGAAAAAAAAGGACTGAATACTTTATTGACTGAAAGAAACTAAGTTATGCAGAGTAAACTTATGTTGTAAGAATTTGTGTGGCAAAATCATGAAAGAACATAAGTCCCCAGTATGCTGCACTATGATGCACAGacatgttttaataaataataatatatactatatctaaatttatttcaaaaatatatgttaTGAATAAGATTGGACACACTGACACGTGATAATATTTAGGTGTGTCcggagaaaatttttttattttttattaagacacggttgaatATCAGATGTGTCGGTGAATATTGTATCCTAAATGTCACGCGAACACAATAACGTAACAAAATGTCTGTTACGTCCTGTTGCTGCCGAGGTATGACAGTCCTTCCAGCGGGTCACAGTGTTCGGATGGAAAAGTGATACTTCGGCTGAGGAGAAACACGgcggcgggagcacctgcaaaaagcactctGACGCTCAAGTAAGAATGTGAATTAAGAGAGAAAGTGATAATAAAATGAGAGTGAATATGTTCTGTAACCTGTCTTTCTTCGTAGTTACTTATCTGTTTATATAGACGTTAGGAGTGAGTTAGTTGGAGCTTGTTTAGGGATTTTCCGTGTTTGCCGAGAATATCCTAATAACGTTAACCCTAGTCAGTTGAGATTCTGCGTTCTGTTGGAGTTTCCAGATTCTTTGGCATTAGTTATTTACTTGGTTCTGTTTGGTGAGATATGATAGCTGACCGAGGTCTGTTTCGGCGAGATATGTTCTGTTGACCGAGTTTATAGGCTacgtatcatagcccccaaggtCGCCCTGTGTCCTTGAAGGGACAGGGGCGAGCTTTTTTACTCCTTTGGTCTTGGATTTGTTGTCGTGGCCTTTAGGTTttgtttttttgaattaatttccTTGGGAAGGAGGAAAGTGGGCATTTAATTGCCGTTTCGTTTCCCGCGCTGAAATGATTGATGTGAGTTTCCCTGTGCAGTTTTCCGCGTGATCCTGGCCAttgatttttgttgaaatttttggACGGTTGAGATCGGGGCGGTTTTAACTTGTGTTATGGAGACCGTTTCACTACCCCATGTTTTATTACTGGGATTTGTTATAGGTAACTTCTACTTCCCTTATTTTCAATACTACTTTTGCTATCACAGGAGGAAGAAAAAATGAGTGCCAAAGGTTCGTTTTGAAGAATTTCAGTCTTCTCTTCTGTTTTCTTCCTATTTTTCGTTTGTTCAGTTCTTATGGAAAAGGGCAAGGTTATTGTGGCCGAGGACGATCCTTGTAGTTGGGTTAGTGAACAGGTAAAACAATGTGTGTCTAGGTTTAATGATCTTGAATCTGTGAAGGTGTTAGGCTCTGATGTGTGGGTTAGGGAGGGTCATAGGATTAGGATAGAGCTTTTGCCATGTGAGGAAGGGGATCGTGTGTGCGAGCGAGTTGAGGGTTGGTCGTACTTTTACGTTTACTCTTGCTTACTGACTGAGCTTGGTGTCAGGTTCCCTTTTACGGATTTTGAATGTGGTGTGTTGTTTTGGTTGAATTGTGCTCCTTCCCAGTTACGCCCTAACTCTTGGGGTTTTGTTCGTGCTTTTGAGATCTTGATGAGCATTCTGGAGCATCCTCCTTCCTTGAgggttttcttttccttgtttcaATCGAAAGGGGTCAGGCGTGATTTGTGGGTAAACCTTAATAGCCATCCGCGTCGGTCAGTGTTTTCCCTATATAAGTCGTCGTTCAAAGATTTTAAAACGATGTTTGTTAAGGTTAGAAGTGTCGAAGATGAGTTTCCTTTTTATTTGAATGAGTTCTTAGAGGAGAGATTTCCCCTTTCTTGGTCTCCCGAGCCTGCCCAGGTGCTTGACGTTGATGATAGGGTTTTTGATGACAATGTTGTATTGGAATTTTTATTAGAGGAGTCGGTAGGGTTGTTGTCTGTTGTGGATTTGTTGAAGTGGGACTCAGATAAGGAGGCTGTTTTGGATTATCTAGGTAAATAGTTTTAGCCTTGTTTCCTGGTATGGTGGCATGGTTATTACTGACGTTCTTTGTTTTTGTGGTTTTGTTTGCAGCTGAAAAAGCCCCCACTATCACCACTGCTGGACTGAAGTCATTTTTCAGTCAGAGGAAGAAAAACGAGAAAAAAAGGGTCAACGACTAATGCGGGTAAGGGTGGTGATGCTGTTGCTCAAACTGTGGCCAATCCTCGTCTGAAGGGAAAAAGGCCTAAGACTCGTGCAGAGAAGGCTGAGAGTAAGAGAATTCTCCTGCCCTTCCTATTGTGGAAGCGGCGTATGAGTCTCAGAAGAGGCTTCATTTCTACCGGGAGGGTGATAACATGAGGTCTTTATGGTCGAGGTTCTTTCCTTTCGCTACTCTTGCCGACGAGGTTTGTCGGTTCCCTGATGACTTTAAGATGATTGAAGAGGTTGGTCGCCCTGGGATGAGTCGTTTTCTTCAGGTAACTTTGGCCTCTTTGTTCGTGTTTACCTTTATGTGTAATGCTTCTGATTTTTATGGCTTTTGTCACAGGTTATTGGTGCTCGGGTTGTTGCTATTGGAAGGTTTTAAGAGCTTGCTGTTGAATCTGAAGTTAAGGATTCTGTTGATATCTCTGAGCTTTCTGCTGCCAttcaagagaaagagaagaggatTATTGAGCTTTCTTCTTCTCTGAAAGGGAAGGAGGAGGAACTTGCCGAGGAAAGGCGTCTTCATGGTGCGGTGGTTGAGGCTGGTAAAGTTTTGAAATCTGATAATGGTCGTTTGGCAGCTCGAGTGAAAGAGTTAGAAGGTGAGGTGTATGAAGCTTTTTCTCAGGGTTTCGAGCGAGCTTCAGATCAAGTCCGAGCTTTGTTCCCTGAGGTCGATGCATCCAAACTTGATGCGACGAAGATCATTGTTAATGGCGAGCTGATTGACGATGAAGCTGACAAACAAAGTGACAGTTCAAGTATCGGGGATAAGATAGAATAGTGCTTTTGGGGTTTGATTGTTTTGCTGACGTTTTGGAAGTTTGTTTTGCGTATTTTGACTGATTATGACTGTTTTGTTTGTTAAGACTTTTGCCGAGTATGGAGCTCGGCTGATCCGTTTTGACTTTATATGTATGTTTGTATATGCATATGTCTGGATACGTATTTGGTATTGCCGCGGATTTATGAATCATAGTCATAGTAGAGTATATCTGTTGTTTAGTGTTTGAATTTATCGCGTTGAATTGACTGGGTAAGGCGTCCGGCCTCATTAAAACCCTTTTGAGTAAAACCCTTTTTTATTGGGATAAAACCTCAAAATGGAAAAAAGAGTACCTTCATCCGCTTTGATGTACATTATGATTGATATTTCCTCAAGGAGGATACATTCCAGTTTCCTGATACAGGGTTAGCTAGTAATGTTTCTAGTTGATAAGCTCCTTTGCCGAGCACTTTAGAAATTCGGAACGGGCCCTCCCAATTTGCTGCTAACTTTCCATGTATTTGTGGTTTCCTTGCCTCTTCTGTCTTTCTGAGGACAAGTTCTCCTTCTTCAAACGTCCTCGGGTTGACCTTTTTGTTGTGTCGCTTTTGTATGAACTGCTTCATTGCTAGCTGTTTTATTGTTGCTATCTCCCTTTCTTCGTCAATTAGGTCTAGGTCTGCTAGtcgtttgttgttgtttttgcttGCATCATATAGCTCGGCTCTCAAGCTAGTCGTTCCGACTTCTACGGGTATGAGGGCCTCGGCCCCATACACTAGTTTGAATGGGGTTTCTCCTGTTGCTGACTGGATTGTCGTGTTGTACCCCCAGAGGACTTCTGGTACGAGGTCTGCCCATTCACTTTTTACGTCATCTAACTTCTTTTTTAGGGCCTGCAAAATAACTCTGTTAGCCGATTCTACCTGGCCATTTGTTTGAGGATGTTCAACCGAACTAAAATGGTGTTTAATGTTGAAGTTTTGTAAAAAAGTAGCGAGATTGTGGTCTGTGAACTGCCTTCCATTGTCGGAAATTATTTCCCTTGGTATGCCGTAACGGCATATGATGTTTTTCCAAAGGAAAGACCTTACCTTTTCGGCCGTGATACGTGCCAGGGGTTGTGCTTCAATCCATTTGGAATCTATTGATACCAAGAGAAACTTTACCTATCCTGGCGCTTTCGGGAAGGGGCCGAGGATATCTAGTCCCCATCTATCGAAAGGCCAACTTACCTCGAAGGTATGCAACTTCTCGGCGGGTGTCGTTGAGACATTAGCATGCTTCTGGCAGTTGTCGCATGTTCTTACTTTGGTCATGCAATCTCTTTTTATTGTTGGCCAGTAGTATCCTGTTCGCAATATCTTGGCTGATAGAGCTCGGCCACCAATATGGTTTCCGCATACTCCTTCGTGTGTTTCTGCCATTACTATTTCGGCATCGTCTTTGTTGAGGCACTTTAAGAGAGGTTGTGAGAATCCTCTTCTATATAGATTGTCTCCTATTGCCGTGTAGTAGCTTGCTCTTCTTCGGAAGAGTTGCGCGTTTTGTTCATCTTTTGGGATGGCTCCTGTCTTGATATACTGAAGAAAAGGTGTTCTCCAGTCCTTCACCTGTATAATACTCAACACACTATTTAGTTCAAAGCTCGGTTTTTCGAGTGTCAGTTGTGAAAGTGTTGATGTATGTGGTGTTAGCCTTGTTGTGGCTAATTTATAGAGAACATCAGCTCTTGTGTTTTGTTCTCTATTTATGTGTATAATTTCAAGCTTCTGAAATTTTGAAATGAGATCCTTTGTTATGAGCCAGTACTTCTCTAACAAAGGATCTTTTACCTGGAAGTCGCCTTTGATCTGCTAGACGACAAGTAGTGAGTTACAATATACAGTGAGCTGAGTTATTTCCAAATCCCGGGCGAGCTTTAGCCCTGCTAggagggcttcatattctgcctggttattgCTTGCTGGGAAAGAGAATTGTAGGGACTGCTCGG contains the following coding sequences:
- the LOC107629851 gene encoding G-type lectin S-receptor-like serine/threonine-protein kinase At2g19130; protein product: MGSWVFKFDLVLLFLMSFWFHVSIESDSIFPGQRLSGSETLVSDGEMFEMGFFSTSGSELDKHGNLSLYTSTGDAVWSTNSSFSLGPLDSIAANLREDGNFIISSSLDDYSWQSFDYLTDTLLPYAKWGYDNDRGIKKVLKSWLHAPNPSTGNFSAEVSRVSADLAEVQLLQNDGFMESKFFIDRFQGIIYYTYVIEFNFIGYSDNYSYVTFSCYSLSSCLARYVLDGSGNLKLFWWSDDKNEWVTIPVDHKKCDLHSGNEDTRVNGKHSGRKNVTWVIVVAAIGLASVMVAIAILLIRLWKRGTTTSSNAMAGDTLKPYNYRDLRKATRNFTIKLGKGGFSTVYKGEFPDSTFIAVKELRGHFQEEKQLRAELNTVGLIQHKNLVRLLGFCLQGSQRFIIYDYMPNGSLESHLFQSDSNVLDWGTRYNIALGTAKGLAYLHEHCRDCIIHCDIKPENILLDAEFNPQVADFGLAKLLGRDFSRVLTTMRGTRGYLAPEWFSGVPITAKVDVYSYGQVLLEIISGRRNMDIVNDDLASYFPAIVFNALNNGEDVLPLVDSKLQGKFRAEELIRACKVGCWCIQDDENDRPTMKEVVQALEGHLDVGIPPIPRFFLSLAEPSVQNGDLKEIEDYSTSSTLPSSFSFSFRPPSVQVEL